Genomic segment of Streptomyces sp. NBC_01210:
GTCGCCGCCTGCCATGGAGTCGTCGGGGCCGGGATTCGCCTGTACCGCGAAGCGCGGATCGCGCTGGAGGTCCTGCGCCTTGCGGGAGTCCGGCATCATGCCGAGCCACAGCTCGCCGAAGCGGAAGTCCACTTCGAGTCCGGTCACCCGCGGGGATCCGTCCTTGCGGAGGGTGGCCAGGACATGGTGCTTGTACTGCTGGAACCGCCGCTGAACGGTCTCGGCGAAGTCCGGCTCCGCCGCCCGGAAATCTGCCCATGTGCTTGATGTCATGACGCTATCGAACCGCGAAATCCCGACATCTTCTGTCGGGATTCTCTGTGCTTGGCTCGGACAGGGTGACGACCGCCGCGTGCCCCTCCGTGTGCAGCGAGCCGGGCGAGGCGTCCAGCACCGCGGCGTCGTACTGCCCGAGCGTCACGCGCGCCTCCTTGAGGACCGCCGTCCCGTCCAGCGCGACGATCACCACTGTCGAGCCGGACGGGACCACGACCAGCAGTCCTCCCCGTACCACCGAGGTCAGGCACGCCGTACGGCTCCTGCGGCGCATGACGTTGAAGTTGACGACGGGCCCGGCGAGCAGCCGGCCGTCGG
This window contains:
- a CDS encoding pyridoxamine 5'-phosphate oxidase family protein codes for the protein MTSSTWADFRAAEPDFAETVQRRFQQYKHHVLATLRKDGSPRVTGLEVDFRFGELWLGMMPDSRKAQDLQRDPRFAVQANPGPDDSMAGGDVRIGGRAVEVTDPEVLGRFVAEVKPPEPFHLFRVELGEVVQTSVDGDELVVRSWLPGGAVRTVRRR
- a CDS encoding HutD/Ves family protein — protein: MTVRVLRAADRTAMPWKNGGGVTREITASPEGAPMDAFDWRISLADVGADGPFSAFPDVDRTLTVVEGAGMDLTVGGKHMLADERYRPYDFPGDVETDGRLLAGPVVNFNVMRRRSRTACLTSVVRGGLLVVVPSGSTVVIVALDGTAVLKEARVTLGQYDAAVLDASPGSLHTEGHAAVVTLSEPSTENPDRRCRDFAVR